The Verrucomicrobiota bacterium nucleotide sequence AATTCACCATCACCTAGTGCATCGAACCAACCAACCGGTCCGGCATAGGGCCCACGCACAAACGATTCATAATCACTTATTTTCCCACAGGCACGTTCACGTGGAGTTCCACCAACAGCTGGCGTCGGGTGAAGTACTTTAATCACATCAAGAATATGCAATTCTTTTGGCAAGGACGCCTCAATGGGCGTAAAGAGGTGCTGAACATTGGGCAACTTGAGTAAACGCGGACGGTTTGGAACTTCGGGCTCAAGCCCAAGACTTTGCAGCCGATTGGTAATGGAAGTAACCACGGATTGATGCTCCCGCGCATCCTTGTCGTCCTTAAGCAAATCCGCACCCAAGGCAGCATCGATCGTTGCGGAATCACCCCGACCTCGAGAACCAGCGATAGCATCGGCTCTTAAGCGACCATCCTTAACTCTAATTAATAACTCTGGAGTTGAACCGAGAAATGTTCCTTCCACACCGGCTGAATAAGAAAAGGTGTAACAACTCTGGAAACGATTCCGCAGCCGTTCAAGAAAACGCATGGGATTGAGATTTTCCTCACTCTTAAAATCCAATGCACGGGCTAAAACGATCTTTTCGAATTCTCCTTCTCTTATAGCCTCCGTTGCCTTGAATACCGACAGTTCAAAGGAGTCACTTCCTCCTGCTTCGGCATTCAGTTTTATTTCAATCTTGGTCGGCTTGGAATCAATGCCCCTATTCTGATAGGGAAATGAGGCAAAACGCTGATGCGCTCCCAGGATCTTTTTAGCGATCATCTCGACCGGGGTATCTGCATCGATCATACAGTTGGCAATAGCCAAACTGTATTGGTCTTTCTTACTCACCTGCCAAATAGGAACGAAAGCCTGAGCGGCAGGAAAGCCTGTCACATCCTGACCTTCATCAAAGAAATTAAAGGCACAGAAAAAGTGGATACCACAGTAAGGAGAGTCCGTATTTCCCGTAAAAATAGTTTGGTCCAACAATCCCGTAGCCCAGTCCTTTATGGCTTCAAAACGTCCAGGACCTTCCGCGGTTGTCTGCATGACCTGTTCGATGGCAGCAATCGATTCATCCAACCCTGGGTTTTCTAAAAAGAAATGCTGACTCGCCGACTCATAAACCGCCTCCAAAACGGCGAGCGGATCGATGTGGAATACGTCGAGCGAAATATTTACCAGTTGCGGTTTACCAACTTCGATCGAGCGCTTTTGACAGTCTTTCAAGAATGTTACCAAACCTGCGGGGTTATCCTGCCCCCCGTAATTACTTATCGGTAGATACTCCATGCACGCGGACTACTTTTCAGGTCGAGGAAAAAGGATGGTCTTTTCACCAACCGACTTACCTTCCAGTCGAAAATCCCAAACGAGGTTTCCTTCAAAAACGTCTACGGGATCAGAACCCAACAACTCAAGAATCCTCGCACTGATACTTGGCATAACCGGGCTGAGGACGATCGATGCAAGACGAAGCCCTTCTGAAATAACTGCCAACGACGTTTGTAACAAGGCCTTGTCCGCGGCTTCTTCCGATTTGGCAAGTTTCCAGGGAGCTCTTTGCTCGATGTAGCGATTGATTGCGCGAATAAATTGAAACGTCTCTTCCAGGGACTGGTGAAACTGAAAACCTTCGCCCAAATTGAGAACTTTAATTGCCGTTTCCGCCCAGAGTTCCTTCAATTCTTTTTCTTCAACTTCTTCAACTTCCGCCGTAGGGATCAGGCCGCAGTTGTAGCGCGTTACCATATTCTGGATACGACTAACCAGGTTGCCGAGGTCATTGCCCAGATCACTTGTGTACCTCCTCAAATATTGTTCTTCAGAAAAATCACTATCCTGCCCAACATTCATTTCGCGGGTTACAAAATAACGAAAAGAATCCACGCCAAACTTTTCGGCCAGATCCAGGGCATTCACCGTGTTGCCTGTAGACTTGGACATTTTCGAACCGGAACTCGTCCAAAATCCGTGCACCAACAAATGTCTGGGCAAGGGAATATCGCAGGCCTTTAACATAATTGGCCAGTAGATACTATGAGCCGGTATAAGAATGTCCTTACCAATAACATGATAGTCCGCAGGCCAACGCGATGTGTCGCCTTCCATAAAGTTGGAAGCTGTTAAATAGTTTATCAGTGCATCGAACCACACATAGGTAACGTAGTCTTCATCAAATGGGATGGGAATCCCCCACTCCAACCGAGACTTGGGCCTGGAAATGCAAAGGTCATTCAGGGGCTCTTTAAGAAACTCAAGAACTTGCTTTTGCCTAAATTTCGGGAAGATGAAGTCTTCATTTTCCTGCAAGAACCCAACCAGCCAATCCTGGTACTGGCTCAGTTTAAAGTAGTAATTCTCTTCAGCAATTTCTGAGACTTCACCAAATATTTCCGGCCAGCTCCCGTCTTCGTTTCGGTCCTTTTCCTGTAAAAATTGCTCCTGCCGAGCACTGTAGAAACCATTATATTCGCCTTTGTATATTTCACCTTTGTCGAAGAGCAATTGCTGGATATCACGAACCACTTGCTTGTGATGGTCCTGAGTAGTACGAATGTAAGCGTCATTTGAGATATTCAGATTCTCACAAAGAAGCTGAAACTCGCTGGCAACGGAATCTACAAACGCCTGAGGCGAAACCCCTTGTTTCGCAGCACTTTGTTGCACTTTTTGCCCGTGTTCATCCAATCCGGTAAGGAAATAAACCGAATCACCTTGTGCCCGGCGAAAGCGAGCCACCACGTCGGTCAAAACCTTTTCATAGGCATGACCCAGGTGAGGAGAGCCATTGGCGTAATCAATAGCGGTAGTAATGTAGAACGATTTCATGAATGCAGGAAAAGGGTAGCAGAGTACGGTAAGATCAAGGAAAGGAAACTGAAAAACAGGCTATGTAAAGCGCCCTCTTTGAAATCCGTAAACTGATTGTTTAAGCCTCTCAGAGAAATTCTGGCACGCCTGCAATCCTTCTTCCTATGCTTTCTCGTCTTGAGGCCCTACCCTGAGTCATTCGACGGAGGTCGTTGACAATTTGAAACTGCATCCCAATAAGTGGGGAAATGAAAGTAATTCGATCACAAAGCGCCGGTTTCTGCTGGGGAGTGGAGCGCGCCATCGACATTGCCGCCAAATTTGCAGATGAGGGGCGACACCCTGTGTATACAGACGGTCCGCTGATCCATAATAAGCAAATGATGGAAAAACTCACCCAAAAGGGTATTCGTGAGGTTGGAGATTACCAGAGTACTACTGCCGTAAAAGTCTCTCACAAGGAGGAGGACGAACCTATCATGGTTGTTCGTGCGCACGGCATTTCTCCAGAACGTCGTAAATACCTGAAAAGCCTCGACATGGAATTTCGCGACGCCACTTGCCCGGATGTGGGAATCATTGCCGGAAAGATTCGCATGCACGCAAAAAAAGATTTTTCCACCGTGATTTTTGGCGATCCAAAGCACCCGGAAGTCATGGGGCTTATGGGTTATACCGAAGGCAAGGGACACGTGATTCAGTCAACTGAAGACATCGACCAACTTCCAACCATGGATAAAGTCTGTCTGGTTTCCCAATCGACAATGTTCACGCATGAATTTCACGAACTCTCCGTTTACTTAAAGGGTAATTATCCCGATGCGGTTGTCATCGATACCATATGTGGAGCAACTAAAGAACGCCAAACGGGTGTTGTCGAACTTGCAGCACAAGGAGCCGAGGCGATTGTTGTTATTGGTGGTAAGCACTCTGCCAATACACGAAAACTCGCCCTACTGGCAAAACAACAGAAGCTTCCAACCTACCATATCGAAACGTGGGATGATTTGGATATCGAAGAGATCATGAATTTTCAAACCGTAGGAGTAACAGCGGGAGCTTCCACACCAGACTTCATCATTGACGACGTCTGCACAAAGCTGGAAGCGGTTTAAAGATTATCTTTCAGCCAACTGACTAATTGTTGCAGTGCTTTTGCGCGGTGACTGATTCTTGATTTCACTGACCAATCAAGTTCTCCGAATGTCTCGTCATAACCCTCAGGAATAAAGGCAGGATCATAGCCAAATCCCCTTTCTCCACGGGATTCAGGAATCAATCTTCCGCGACAAATATCCGAGAATGAAAACCGCTCACCCTTTGCATTTACCAACACCAGGCTACAGGCAAACTGCGCACCTCGATTATTCTCAGGGACCTGAGAAATTAAAATCAACAGCTTGGCAAGATTGGCTCCATCCGATGCACTTGCGCCTGCAAAACGAGCTGAATAAATACCGGGAGCTCCATCCAGGACATCTACCTCGATTCCACTATCATCAGCCAATGCATACTCACCTTCACCAAGACGATCCGCCAGGGCCATCACCTTCAAAGTGGCGTTCCCTACAAACGTGCTTTCGGTTTCTTCAACCTCAGGCATACCTCCAATTCCAACGGCACTTTTCACCGTTACGGGAAGATTCTCTCTTTCAAACATAGCCGAAAGTTCCTCAACTTTATGCGCATTGTTTGT carries:
- the metG gene encoding methionine--tRNA ligase, with translation MKSFYITTAIDYANGSPHLGHAYEKVLTDVVARFRRAQGDSVYFLTGLDEHGQKVQQSAAKQGVSPQAFVDSVASEFQLLCENLNISNDAYIRTTQDHHKQVVRDIQQLLFDKGEIYKGEYNGFYSARQEQFLQEKDRNEDGSWPEIFGEVSEIAEENYYFKLSQYQDWLVGFLQENEDFIFPKFRQKQVLEFLKEPLNDLCISRPKSRLEWGIPIPFDEDYVTYVWFDALINYLTASNFMEGDTSRWPADYHVIGKDILIPAHSIYWPIMLKACDIPLPRHLLVHGFWTSSGSKMSKSTGNTVNALDLAEKFGVDSFRYFVTREMNVGQDSDFSEEQYLRRYTSDLGNDLGNLVSRIQNMVTRYNCGLIPTAEVEEVEEKELKELWAETAIKVLNLGEGFQFHQSLEETFQFIRAINRYIEQRAPWKLAKSEEAADKALLQTSLAVISEGLRLASIVLSPVMPSISARILELLGSDPVDVFEGNLVWDFRLEGKSVGEKTILFPRPEK
- a CDS encoding isochorismate synthase, which translates into the protein MEYLPISNYGGQDNPAGLVTFLKDCQKRSIEVGKPQLVNISLDVFHIDPLAVLEAVYESASQHFFLENPGLDESIAAIEQVMQTTAEGPGRFEAIKDWATGLLDQTIFTGNTDSPYCGIHFFCAFNFFDEGQDVTGFPAAQAFVPIWQVSKKDQYSLAIANCMIDADTPVEMIAKKILGAHQRFASFPYQNRGIDSKPTKIEIKLNAEAGGSDSFELSVFKATEAIREGEFEKIVLARALDFKSEENLNPMRFLERLRNRFQSCYTFSYSAGVEGTFLGSTPELLIRVKDGRLRADAIAGSRGRGDSATIDAALGADLLKDDKDAREHQSVVTSITNRLQSLGLEPEVPNRPRLLKLPNVQHLFTPIEASLPKELHILDVIKVLHPTPAVGGTPRERACGKISDYESFVRGPYAGPVGWFDALGDGEFIVGIRSGILRENTLRLFSGAGIVRGSEPKSEKDETDLKFNAMRQTMD
- the rdgB gene encoding RdgB/HAM1 family non-canonical purine NTP pyrophosphatase; the encoded protein is MSTIYLATNNAHKVEELSAMFERENLPVTVKSAVGIGGMPEVEETESTFVGNATLKVMALADRLGEGEYALADDSGIEVDVLDGAPGIYSARFAGASASDGANLAKLLILISQVPENNRGAQFACSLVLVNAKGERFSFSDICRGRLIPESRGERGFGYDPAFIPEGYDETFGELDWSVKSRISHRAKALQQLVSWLKDNL
- the ispH gene encoding 4-hydroxy-3-methylbut-2-enyl diphosphate reductase; this translates as MKVIRSQSAGFCWGVERAIDIAAKFADEGRHPVYTDGPLIHNKQMMEKLTQKGIREVGDYQSTTAVKVSHKEEDEPIMVVRAHGISPERRKYLKSLDMEFRDATCPDVGIIAGKIRMHAKKDFSTVIFGDPKHPEVMGLMGYTEGKGHVIQSTEDIDQLPTMDKVCLVSQSTMFTHEFHELSVYLKGNYPDAVVIDTICGATKERQTGVVELAAQGAEAIVVIGGKHSANTRKLALLAKQQKLPTYHIETWDDLDIEEIMNFQTVGVTAGASTPDFIIDDVCTKLEAV